The following are encoded together in the Hyalangium minutum genome:
- a CDS encoding ABC-F family ATP-binding cassette domain-containing protein — protein sequence MIRLDNIGKQHGQQILFVEASAQLNRGEKIGLVGPNGAGKTTLFRMVMQREHPDEGQVSVDRGVTIGYFDQDVGEMSGMSAVAATMDGAGPVSEVAAELKQLEAAMADPERMDEMDKLIERFGVVQGRYEELGGYALEGKAREILAGLGFTLEMMDGDVGALSGGWKMRVALARILLMRPDVMLLDEPSNHLDIESLIWLENFLKGYEGALLMTSHDREFMNRVISKIIEIDGGTLTTYSGNYDFYEKQRAQLERQQQAQFERQQAMLAKELKFIERFKARASHAAQVQSRVKKLEKIEKVEPPKRRQTLVFDFQPPPRSGDDVAKLERVVKGYGKRRIYSGLDFLVRRGERWCVMGVNGAGKSTLLKLIAGESHPDDGAVSVGSSVKMGYFAQHAMEVLKGELTVFESLVERFPRASQGSLRALAGCFGFSGDEVEKKCRVLSGGEKARLVLAQMLYDPPNFLVLDEPTNHLDMATKQMLITALANYEGTMLFVSHDRHFLAALSNRVLELTPEGVHQYGGGYTEYVSRTGQEAPGLRN from the coding sequence ATGATTCGGCTCGACAACATCGGCAAGCAGCACGGCCAGCAGATCCTCTTCGTGGAGGCCTCCGCCCAGCTCAACCGCGGCGAGAAGATTGGCCTCGTAGGCCCCAACGGCGCGGGCAAGACCACCCTCTTCCGCATGGTCATGCAGCGCGAGCACCCGGACGAAGGCCAGGTCTCCGTCGACCGGGGCGTCACCATCGGTTACTTCGACCAGGACGTGGGCGAGATGTCCGGCATGTCCGCCGTGGCCGCGACCATGGACGGCGCGGGCCCGGTCTCCGAGGTCGCCGCCGAGCTCAAGCAGCTCGAGGCCGCCATGGCCGACCCAGAGCGCATGGACGAGATGGACAAGCTCATCGAGCGCTTCGGCGTGGTGCAGGGCCGCTACGAGGAGCTGGGCGGCTACGCGCTGGAGGGCAAGGCACGGGAGATCCTCGCGGGCCTGGGCTTCACCCTGGAGATGATGGACGGGGACGTGGGGGCGCTCAGCGGTGGGTGGAAGATGCGCGTGGCGCTGGCCCGCATCCTCCTGATGCGCCCGGACGTCATGCTGCTGGACGAGCCCAGCAACCACCTCGACATCGAGTCGCTCATCTGGCTGGAGAACTTCCTCAAGGGCTACGAAGGCGCCCTGCTGATGACCAGCCACGACCGCGAGTTCATGAACCGCGTCATCTCGAAGATCATCGAGATCGACGGTGGCACGCTGACGACGTACTCGGGCAACTACGACTTCTACGAGAAGCAGCGCGCCCAGCTCGAGCGCCAGCAGCAGGCGCAGTTCGAGCGCCAGCAGGCCATGCTCGCCAAGGAGCTGAAGTTCATCGAGCGCTTCAAGGCGCGCGCCTCGCACGCGGCCCAGGTGCAGAGCCGGGTGAAGAAGCTGGAGAAGATCGAAAAGGTGGAGCCGCCCAAGCGGCGCCAGACCCTGGTGTTCGACTTCCAGCCGCCGCCGCGCTCGGGCGACGACGTGGCGAAGCTGGAGCGGGTGGTGAAGGGCTATGGCAAGCGCCGCATCTACAGCGGGCTGGACTTCCTGGTCCGCCGCGGCGAGCGCTGGTGCGTGATGGGCGTGAACGGCGCGGGCAAGTCCACGCTGCTCAAGCTGATTGCGGGCGAGTCCCATCCGGATGACGGAGCGGTGTCGGTGGGCTCCAGCGTGAAGATGGGCTACTTCGCCCAGCACGCCATGGAGGTGCTCAAGGGCGAGCTGACGGTGTTCGAGTCCCTGGTAGAGCGGTTCCCGCGGGCTTCGCAGGGCTCGCTGCGGGCGCTGGCCGGGTGCTTCGGCTTCTCCGGCGACGAGGTGGAGAAGAAGTGCCGGGTGCTCTCCGGTGGCGAGAAGGCGCGGCTGGTGCTGGCGCAGATGCTCTACGATCCGCCCAACTTCCTGGTGCTGGACGAGCCCACCAACCACCTGGACATGGCCACCAAGCAGATGCTGATCACAGCGCTGGCCAACTACGAGGGCACCATGCTCTTCGTGAGCCACGATCGGCACTTCCTGGCGGCGCTCTCCAACCGGGTGCTGGAGCTGACGCCCGAGGGCGTGCACCAGTACGGTGGTGGTTACACGGAATACGTGTCGCGCACGGGCCAGGAGGCCCCGGGTCTCAGAAATTAA
- a CDS encoding serine/threonine-protein kinase translates to MSPTNLRPDAKSPEQWWAPPETSPEGQPGSPPKVPTPVTEKKDPLIGTVVGSFRLIRKLGGGGMGTVYLGEHTLIGSKVAVKFLHEHFASNEALVQRFLAEARSVNLIGHENIINIFDMSLLPPRRHYLVMEYLEGSPLSSMTGSPQPPSVIVPILTQVCDALQAAHLNGVVHRDLKPENIFLVRHDRTPHFVKVLDFGIAKLLDGAHSPGQTSMGTIIGTPEYMAPEQWAGKGVDGRTDLYALGIISYELLTGRTPFPKGGLGSLLHAHLQELPPAPHELTPSVPLPLSQLVMRAMAKRPEDRFRTAAEMRTALEQALAGQAPAPLPSLATPAPAPVPAATPPSLPLDTAMAIPATAPAPPRRPASPPPLEAFAKGVLTPGSEPLRMSCTDLSRAGAFLCTEGSLPPLRSRVALTLEVRGQNLPCTGEVVRHVTPAQAGSWGMRAGFAVQFINLSAEARDALSRLSQGQTAPSATPKVLSDDPQAESLLTMLQQRMNADPYVLLSLPQNATFDEVRQHGRAATSALETIAARPLSARQAKELSEMRSRIEKAADLLGHPRQRIEHDAWRANYAGVARCISSGLTATEIESLRARYLVAHPGTEARERIHAATASAWESQGSIGLALAEYEKALAADPLNLQLQQRYWNLKQRGVKPTPPPESSSKEGQDVPGLRRRR, encoded by the coding sequence ATGTCCCCCACCAACCTGCGCCCGGACGCCAAGAGCCCGGAGCAGTGGTGGGCGCCTCCGGAGACCTCTCCCGAGGGCCAACCCGGCTCCCCTCCCAAGGTCCCCACGCCCGTGACAGAGAAGAAGGACCCGCTCATCGGCACGGTGGTGGGCAGCTTCCGGCTCATCCGCAAGCTGGGCGGCGGCGGCATGGGCACCGTCTACCTGGGCGAGCACACCTTGATTGGCAGCAAGGTCGCCGTGAAGTTCCTCCACGAGCACTTCGCCTCCAATGAGGCCCTCGTCCAGCGCTTCCTCGCGGAAGCCCGCTCCGTCAACCTCATCGGCCACGAAAACATCATCAACATCTTCGACATGAGCCTGCTGCCTCCTCGCAGGCACTACCTCGTCATGGAGTACCTGGAGGGCAGCCCTCTCTCGTCCATGACGGGGAGCCCGCAGCCGCCCTCGGTGATCGTGCCGATCCTCACCCAGGTGTGCGATGCGCTTCAGGCGGCTCACCTCAACGGCGTGGTCCACCGGGACCTGAAGCCGGAGAACATCTTCCTCGTGCGGCATGACCGCACACCGCACTTCGTGAAGGTGCTGGACTTCGGCATCGCCAAGCTGCTCGACGGGGCGCACTCGCCGGGGCAGACCTCGATGGGCACCATCATCGGGACCCCGGAGTACATGGCTCCCGAGCAGTGGGCCGGCAAGGGCGTGGATGGGCGCACAGACCTGTACGCGCTGGGCATCATCTCCTACGAGCTGCTCACCGGCCGCACGCCCTTCCCCAAGGGAGGGCTGGGGAGCCTGCTGCACGCCCACCTCCAGGAGCTGCCCCCTGCGCCCCACGAGCTGACCCCGTCGGTGCCCCTGCCGCTCTCGCAGCTCGTCATGCGTGCCATGGCCAAGCGCCCGGAAGATCGCTTCCGGACCGCAGCCGAGATGCGCACCGCGCTGGAACAGGCACTCGCGGGGCAGGCACCGGCTCCGCTTCCGTCGCTCGCCACGCCCGCTCCTGCCCCAGTTCCCGCGGCCACACCGCCCTCGCTGCCGCTGGACACGGCGATGGCCATTCCGGCGACGGCCCCCGCTCCGCCCCGGCGGCCCGCGTCTCCTCCGCCGCTCGAGGCCTTCGCCAAGGGGGTCCTCACTCCGGGCTCGGAGCCGCTCCGCATGAGCTGCACGGACCTGAGCCGCGCTGGGGCCTTCCTGTGCACCGAAGGCTCGCTGCCCCCGCTGCGCTCGCGCGTAGCGCTCACCCTGGAGGTGCGCGGCCAGAACCTGCCCTGTACCGGCGAGGTTGTCCGCCACGTCACCCCGGCCCAGGCGGGCTCCTGGGGCATGCGCGCGGGCTTCGCCGTCCAGTTCATCAACCTGTCCGCCGAAGCCCGCGACGCCCTCTCCCGCCTCTCCCAGGGCCAGACAGCGCCCTCGGCCACCCCCAAGGTGCTCTCGGACGATCCGCAGGCGGAGTCGCTGCTGACCATGCTCCAGCAGCGCATGAACGCCGACCCGTACGTGCTGCTGTCACTCCCCCAGAACGCCACGTTCGATGAAGTTCGCCAGCACGGCCGCGCCGCCACGAGCGCCCTGGAGACCATCGCCGCCCGGCCGCTGTCGGCCCGCCAGGCGAAGGAGCTCTCCGAGATGCGCTCGCGCATCGAGAAGGCCGCGGACCTGCTGGGACACCCCCGCCAGCGCATCGAGCACGACGCCTGGCGCGCCAACTACGCGGGCGTGGCCCGGTGCATCTCCAGCGGCCTCACCGCCACCGAGATCGAGTCCCTGCGCGCCCGCTACCTGGTGGCCCACCCAGGCACGGAGGCGCGCGAGCGCATCCACGCCGCCACCGCCTCCGCCTGGGAATCCCAAGGCAGCATCGGCCTGGCCCTGGCCGAATACGAGAAGGCGCTCGCCGCCGACCCGCTCAACCTGCAGCTCCAGCAGCGCTACTGGAACCTCAAGCAGCGCGGCGTGAAGCCCACCCCACCCCCGGAGAGCAGCTCCAAAGAGGGCCAGGACGTGCCGGGGCTGCGGCGCCGCCGCTAG
- a CDS encoding OPT family oligopeptide transporter, whose product MTQPAANETPRHDPHDAPPVAAPAEGQDPERYWLENVYQGGARQLTPRAIVAGMLIGMVMCLSNLYIILKTGWSMGVTVTACILAFSFFNLMRQLRVFREDFSPLENNAMGSVASAAGYMTGGGNMAAVPALLVLTGTLPGTGWLVLWFAVIAALGVFAAIPIKRQLVNIEALPFPSGIATAETIKALHGHGEVARQKSRLLGIAGLIGAIVAVLRDAKSAWLNTHAPEFLRLPLPIMEKKSILPWATLRDRPLKDWGLAFEPSLLLIGGGMLMTWKTGWSMLLGAVLTYGFLAPAMVDQGFITAVTQKAINTWMLWTGAALLVTSGVLSFAFQWRSVARSLQALSGLFRKKHEATQDPLAAIEVPPSWFPMGFAILGPVAVALMAYLFQIPVWAGVLALPLAVVMGFIAARVTGETDTTPTKALGPVTQLIYGGLAPGNVAANVMSANATGGVGLHAADLLIDLKSGWLLGGNPRQQLIGQLFGVVAGAAIVVPAFNLLVPDAQVLGGEEFPAPGVMVWAGVSKMLSVGLEALHPSARMGALCGGLLGIALVLLDRWAPKAAKPYIPSAAGFGLAIVIPGSSSISFCIGAGIAEYLRRRKPKVAEAAVFPVGSGFLAGESLMGIFILMLKAFNFMPK is encoded by the coding sequence ATGACTCAGCCCGCCGCCAACGAGACGCCTCGCCACGATCCCCACGACGCTCCGCCGGTGGCCGCGCCCGCCGAGGGCCAGGACCCGGAGCGCTACTGGCTGGAGAACGTGTACCAGGGCGGCGCGCGCCAGCTCACGCCGCGCGCCATCGTGGCCGGCATGCTCATCGGCATGGTGATGTGCCTGTCCAACCTGTACATCATCCTGAAGACGGGCTGGAGCATGGGCGTCACCGTGACCGCCTGCATCCTGGCGTTCTCCTTCTTCAACCTGATGCGCCAGCTGCGCGTGTTCCGGGAGGACTTCTCTCCGCTGGAGAACAACGCCATGGGCTCGGTGGCGTCGGCGGCGGGCTACATGACGGGAGGCGGCAACATGGCCGCCGTGCCCGCGTTGCTGGTGCTCACTGGCACGCTGCCCGGCACGGGCTGGCTGGTGCTGTGGTTCGCCGTCATCGCCGCGCTGGGTGTCTTTGCCGCCATCCCCATCAAGCGCCAGCTCGTCAACATCGAGGCGCTGCCGTTCCCCTCCGGCATCGCCACCGCCGAGACCATCAAGGCGCTCCACGGCCACGGCGAGGTGGCACGGCAGAAGTCACGGCTGCTCGGCATCGCGGGATTGATCGGTGCCATCGTCGCGGTGCTGCGGGACGCGAAGAGCGCCTGGCTCAACACTCATGCCCCCGAGTTCCTTCGCCTGCCGCTGCCGATCATGGAAAAGAAGAGCATTCTGCCCTGGGCCACCCTCCGGGACCGTCCATTGAAGGACTGGGGCCTGGCCTTCGAGCCGAGCCTGCTGCTCATCGGCGGCGGCATGCTGATGACCTGGAAGACCGGCTGGTCCATGCTCCTGGGCGCTGTCCTCACCTATGGCTTCCTGGCTCCCGCCATGGTGGATCAGGGCTTCATCACCGCCGTCACCCAGAAGGCCATCAACACCTGGATGCTGTGGACGGGCGCGGCGCTGCTCGTCACCTCGGGGGTGCTCTCTTTCGCGTTCCAGTGGCGCAGCGTGGCCCGCTCGCTCCAGGCTCTCTCGGGCTTGTTCCGGAAGAAGCACGAGGCCACCCAGGATCCCCTGGCCGCCATCGAGGTTCCTCCCTCCTGGTTCCCCATGGGCTTCGCCATCCTGGGGCCCGTCGCCGTGGCGCTGATGGCGTACCTCTTCCAGATCCCCGTGTGGGCCGGCGTGCTCGCGCTGCCGCTCGCCGTGGTGATGGGCTTCATCGCCGCCCGGGTCACCGGAGAGACGGACACCACGCCGACCAAGGCACTCGGCCCTGTCACGCAGCTCATCTACGGAGGGCTGGCGCCCGGCAACGTGGCCGCCAACGTCATGAGTGCCAATGCCACAGGTGGCGTCGGCCTGCACGCGGCGGATCTGCTGATCGATCTCAAGTCCGGATGGCTGCTCGGCGGTAACCCCCGGCAGCAGCTCATCGGCCAGCTCTTTGGCGTGGTGGCGGGCGCGGCCATCGTGGTGCCCGCCTTCAACCTGCTCGTGCCGGATGCGCAGGTCCTGGGCGGTGAGGAGTTCCCCGCTCCGGGCGTGATGGTCTGGGCGGGCGTCTCCAAGATGCTGTCGGTGGGCCTGGAGGCGCTGCACCCCAGCGCCCGCATGGGAGCACTGTGCGGAGGGCTGCTGGGCATCGCCCTGGTGCTGCTGGACCGGTGGGCCCCGAAGGCCGCGAAGCCCTACATTCCATCGGCCGCGGGCTTCGGGCTGGCCATCGTCATCCCCGGCTCCAGCTCGATCAGCTTCTGCATCGGCGCGGGCATCGCGGAGTACCTGCGCCGGCGCAAGCCGAAGGTGGCGGAGGCCGCCGTGTTCCCCGTGGGCTCTGGCTTCCTCGCGGGCGAGAGCCTCATGGGCATCTTCATCCTCATGCTCAAGGCCTTCAACTTCATGCCGAAGTAA
- a CDS encoding PQQ-dependent sugar dehydrogenase → MLSLLSRWSRALLLLTLACASCSERQSPAQPPPPEGPNPQEDTALSNVLRPERQVFRPELLQNLTLPPGFAVSVFAQDLGAPRMMAEGPDGSLYVTRPKQSDVVRLRDTNGDGRAEAPSVVLSGLKDVHGLALHQGRAYVATPTQVHVVEVLGDGSWGSPQLLVDRLPDGGQHANRTLAVGPDGKLYLSVGSSCNACDETNEEHATLLRVNLDGKGREIFARGLRNTIGFGWHPQSGELWGMDHGSDHRGDDIPPEELNRLVQGKDYGWPYAFGQQQPDPVIDEPKNMTKAEYVAKTEPAVLTYPAHSAPIGMVFYTGVAFPAEYQGDAFVAMRGSWNRKPATGYKLVRIDFNGGQPQRFEDFMTGFLLEEGRAHFGRLAGVTQTRDGALLLGDDTNGVIYRITYKN, encoded by the coding sequence ATGCTCTCCTTGCTTTCCCGTTGGAGCCGCGCCCTGCTCCTCCTGACGCTCGCCTGTGCCTCCTGCTCTGAACGTCAGAGCCCCGCTCAGCCGCCTCCTCCCGAGGGCCCCAATCCTCAGGAGGACACGGCCCTCAGCAACGTGCTGCGGCCCGAGCGCCAGGTCTTCCGCCCAGAGCTGCTCCAGAACCTCACGCTCCCCCCTGGCTTCGCGGTCTCTGTGTTCGCGCAGGATCTGGGTGCCCCGCGGATGATGGCCGAGGGACCGGATGGGTCGCTCTACGTCACGCGGCCGAAGCAGTCAGATGTGGTGCGGCTTCGGGACACGAACGGGGATGGCCGCGCCGAGGCGCCGAGCGTGGTCCTCTCAGGACTCAAGGACGTGCATGGCCTCGCCCTGCACCAGGGACGAGCCTATGTCGCCACGCCCACCCAGGTTCACGTCGTGGAGGTGCTGGGGGATGGCAGCTGGGGCTCTCCCCAGCTCCTGGTGGACCGGCTTCCGGATGGAGGCCAGCACGCCAATCGCACGCTCGCCGTGGGGCCTGATGGCAAGCTCTACCTCTCGGTGGGCAGCAGCTGCAACGCGTGCGACGAGACCAACGAAGAACACGCGACGCTGCTGCGGGTGAACCTGGATGGCAAGGGCCGGGAGATTTTCGCCCGGGGTCTGCGCAACACCATCGGCTTCGGCTGGCACCCGCAGTCGGGAGAGCTGTGGGGCATGGATCATGGCAGCGACCACCGCGGCGATGACATTCCTCCCGAGGAGCTCAACCGGCTGGTGCAAGGAAAGGACTACGGATGGCCTTATGCCTTTGGCCAGCAGCAGCCCGATCCGGTGATCGACGAGCCGAAGAACATGACCAAGGCGGAGTACGTGGCGAAGACGGAGCCGGCCGTCCTCACCTATCCGGCCCACAGCGCCCCCATCGGGATGGTCTTCTACACGGGGGTGGCCTTCCCGGCCGAGTACCAGGGGGATGCGTTCGTCGCCATGAGGGGCTCGTGGAACCGCAAGCCCGCCACTGGCTACAAGCTGGTGCGCATCGACTTCAATGGCGGCCAACCCCAGCGCTTCGAGGACTTCATGACGGGCTTCCTGCTCGAAGAGGGCCGTGCCCACTTCGGGCGGCTGGCCGGCGTGACGCAGACACGGGACGGGGCGCTGCTGCTCGGAGATGACACCAACGGGGTCATCTACCGCATCACCTACAAGAACTGA